A window of Streptomyces gilvosporeus contains these coding sequences:
- a CDS encoding type I polyketide synthase, whose translation MPNDKKLVDYLKWVTNDLHQTRQRLREVESAKQEPIAIVGMSCRLPGGVRSPEEFWQLLKDGRDGISPFPTDRGWDLDTLAGEGSGSSATAEGGFIDAASFDAGFFGISPREAVTMDPQQRILLESSWEALERAGIDPVSLRGTETGVFVGTSGIDYVNTVMNSREDIEGHGSTGLIASILSGRVSYTFGLEGPAVTVDTACSSSLVSLHLAAQALRSGECSLALAGGVTAISTPMSFVGFSRQGGLAPDGRCKAFSDTADGTAWSEGVGVLVVERLSDARRNGHPVLAVVRGSAVNQDGASNGLTAPSGPSQQRVIRQALAAAGLSASDVDVVEAHGTGTALGDPIEAQALLATYGQDRDPERPLLLGSVKSNLGHTQAAAGAAGLIKMILAMRHGVLPKTLHVEAPSSHVDWSSGALELLTESQEWPKADRPWRAGVSSFAISGTNAHIILEQPPAIEETEDEEGPRTSPSAVPWLVSAKSEEALAAQLDRISALTDRSPLDLGLSLATTRAHLEHRAVLLSEGGETVEVARGHAEHTAGKLAVLFSGQGAQRVGMGRELYGRFPVFAEALDEVLGHFEAGLREVMFGEAEGLDETGFTQPALFAVEVALFRLAESLGVRPDFVAGHSIGEIVAAHVSGVFSLADACALVAARARLMQALPVGGAMVAVQAAESEVAGRLVDGVSLAAVNGPESVVIAGVETEVLRIADEFAAQGRRTRRLPVSHAFHSPLMDPMLEDFRRVAEGLSYEAPQIPIVSNVTGEPATEEQVSSPGYWVRHVRETVRFADSVRALEAEGIGAFLELGPDGVLTAMAQHVLDGADDRVAVSALRKDRSEETALLTALAQLHVAGIGVDWSGIFAGTGARRVDLPTYPFQHERFWPRPAAPSGDVAGAGLLSAEHPLLGATLTLADSGEVVLTGRLSLQAYPWLTDHTMRGSILFPATGFLELAMRAADQVGCDRVDEFVLMTPLVLAAETGTQVQVLVGPADEKGSRSVSVYSRPDGNPGLPWTQHAGGTLTSGERIVDFGSTVWPPQDAEAVDLEGFYDPTGYGPAFQGLRSVWQSEDGAYVEVALPDQVADDAGAFGLHPVLLDAVLQSRRMAGIGAAGDTFLPFAWRGVSLHAGGASVLRARMIKTGDDTVSIVAVDAEGAPVLSVEELVLRAQLPDAEAPLTARRGAGRDALLSVEWVSGPEVSPAEVRCVSLGADVLGVGASVASLADLSGDEDFVVVPVSGVGDDVPAAALELTSRALGLLQEWAGREGSGGSRLVFVTRNAVSADAGEPVRDVAGAAVWGLVRSAQSENPGRIALVDLDAGSGDLVEVLAGLPGLLVGGDAQFVVRDGAVRVGRLAELAESVESAESVDGVGVSPRAWDADGTVLITGGTGGLGRELARHLVAERGVRHLLLVSRSGPEAPGVSGLSDELAAYGAEIDVRACDVADRAAVETVVRAVDAAHPLTAVIHTAGVLDDGVIASLTPERLSTVLRPKVDAAWNLHEATKNLDLAAFVLYSSISGVLGSLGQGNYAAGNVFLDALAGHRVGLGLPAQSLAWGAWTQGGGMTATLSDADMQRMASYGTAPLSPERGLALFDAATAGSATHLVAVGRVSGPVRAQGPVPSMLRGLVKGARRTAVNTTGETAVSLVDRLRAARPDERTQLMTDVVRSEAAAVLGHASAKNVDARREFYELGFDSLTSVELRNRLSTLTGLRLSATVVFDSKTPTDLAARLYADLAAQSALDGSASQAGFLPVAAPETDSLERMFLDALDSGKVPEAQRMLSALGALRPSFENTAELEDLPLPATLADGPGTPRLICVSTPTANGGVHEYARLAASFRGERHVSALPLVGFDTGERLPASAETAVRVIAESALRASDGNPFVLVGHSSAGAFAYLAAALLENTWGIRPEAVVLLDTLSLRHEQNESIDYAGLMRRHFMVDEVSPVRMTNSRLSAMARWMGMLNQLEVRHTTVPVLIVRATKETFGIGTDTGIYGEDDGSPVDVRSVDADHFSMVRDDAPETARIVKEWLDSLGNA comes from the coding sequence ATGCCGAACGACAAAAAGCTCGTTGACTACCTCAAGTGGGTCACGAACGACCTGCACCAGACCCGCCAACGGCTTCGGGAAGTCGAGTCCGCCAAACAGGAACCGATAGCCATCGTCGGGATGTCCTGCCGGCTGCCGGGCGGTGTGCGATCGCCGGAAGAATTCTGGCAGTTGTTGAAGGACGGCCGGGACGGCATTTCGCCGTTCCCCACCGATCGCGGCTGGGACCTCGACACTCTCGCCGGCGAGGGCAGCGGCAGTAGCGCCACCGCCGAAGGCGGCTTCATCGACGCCGCCTCGTTCGACGCGGGCTTCTTCGGCATCTCGCCCCGCGAGGCCGTGACGATGGACCCCCAGCAGCGCATCCTGCTGGAGTCCTCCTGGGAGGCCCTGGAGCGCGCCGGAATCGACCCCGTGTCCCTGCGCGGCACCGAGACCGGTGTCTTCGTGGGCACGAGCGGTATCGACTACGTCAACACCGTGATGAACTCCCGCGAGGACATCGAAGGCCACGGCAGCACCGGCCTCATCGCCAGCATCCTGTCCGGCCGGGTCTCGTACACCTTCGGCCTGGAGGGCCCGGCCGTCACCGTCGACACCGCATGCTCCTCCTCCCTGGTCTCACTGCACCTGGCGGCCCAGGCACTGCGTTCCGGGGAGTGCTCGCTGGCGCTGGCAGGAGGGGTGACGGCGATCTCGACGCCGATGAGCTTCGTCGGATTCAGCAGACAGGGCGGGCTGGCGCCGGACGGTCGGTGCAAGGCGTTCTCCGACACGGCCGACGGCACCGCCTGGTCCGAGGGAGTGGGCGTCCTCGTCGTGGAGCGCCTGTCCGACGCTCGCCGCAACGGGCACCCCGTGCTGGCCGTCGTACGGGGCTCGGCCGTCAACCAGGACGGCGCCTCCAACGGCCTGACGGCCCCCAGCGGTCCCTCCCAGCAGCGGGTGATCCGCCAGGCCCTGGCCGCCGCCGGTCTGTCGGCGTCGGACGTGGACGTGGTCGAGGCCCACGGTACGGGTACTGCGCTCGGCGACCCGATCGAGGCCCAGGCGCTGCTGGCCACCTACGGCCAGGACCGTGACCCCGAGCGCCCGCTGCTGCTGGGGTCGGTGAAGTCCAACCTCGGCCACACCCAGGCGGCGGCCGGTGCGGCAGGGCTGATCAAGATGATTCTGGCGATGCGGCACGGCGTCCTGCCCAAGACGCTGCATGTGGAGGCGCCGTCGTCCCATGTGGACTGGTCGTCCGGTGCGCTGGAGCTCCTGACGGAGTCTCAGGAGTGGCCCAAGGCCGACCGGCCGTGGCGGGCCGGTGTGTCCTCGTTCGCCATCAGCGGCACCAACGCCCACATCATCCTTGAGCAGCCACCGGCCATCGAGGAGACCGAGGACGAGGAAGGGCCGCGTACCTCGCCGTCGGCCGTGCCCTGGCTGGTCTCCGCGAAGTCCGAGGAGGCACTGGCCGCACAGCTGGATCGGATCTCCGCGCTGACCGACCGGTCGCCGCTCGACCTGGGCCTCTCGCTGGCGACCACCCGGGCGCATCTGGAGCACCGTGCGGTGCTGCTGTCCGAGGGCGGCGAAACCGTCGAGGTGGCGCGCGGGCACGCCGAGCACACGGCCGGAAAGCTGGCAGTGCTGTTCTCGGGTCAGGGTGCTCAGCGCGTCGGGATGGGGCGGGAGTTGTACGGCCGGTTCCCGGTGTTCGCCGAGGCGTTGGACGAGGTGCTGGGGCATTTCGAGGCCGGGCTGCGGGAGGTGATGTTCGGCGAGGCGGAGGGCCTGGACGAGACCGGGTTCACCCAGCCCGCGTTGTTCGCCGTCGAGGTGGCGCTGTTCCGGCTGGCCGAGTCCCTGGGCGTGCGGCCGGACTTCGTGGCCGGGCATTCGATCGGCGAGATCGTGGCGGCGCATGTGTCCGGGGTGTTCTCGCTGGCGGATGCGTGTGCGCTGGTGGCGGCCCGGGCGCGGTTGATGCAGGCCCTGCCGGTGGGCGGCGCGATGGTGGCCGTCCAGGCGGCGGAGAGCGAGGTGGCCGGGCGGCTGGTGGACGGGGTGTCGCTGGCGGCGGTCAACGGCCCGGAGTCGGTGGTGATCGCGGGGGTGGAGACAGAAGTCCTCCGCATTGCCGACGAGTTCGCGGCCCAAGGGCGCAGGACTCGGCGCCTGCCGGTGAGTCATGCTTTCCACTCGCCGTTGATGGATCCGATGCTGGAGGACTTCCGGCGGGTGGCCGAGGGGCTGTCGTACGAGGCTCCGCAGATCCCCATCGTCTCGAACGTGACCGGCGAGCCGGCCACCGAGGAGCAGGTGTCCTCACCGGGCTACTGGGTGCGGCATGTGCGCGAGACCGTGCGCTTCGCCGACAGTGTGCGCGCACTGGAGGCCGAAGGCATCGGCGCCTTCCTGGAGTTGGGCCCGGACGGGGTGCTGACGGCAATGGCCCAGCACGTTCTGGACGGAGCCGATGACCGGGTGGCCGTCTCGGCCCTGCGTAAGGACCGGTCCGAGGAGACCGCGCTGCTGACCGCCCTCGCTCAGCTGCACGTCGCGGGCATCGGGGTGGACTGGTCCGGGATCTTCGCCGGCACCGGCGCCCGCCGCGTCGACCTGCCCACCTACCCCTTCCAGCACGAGCGCTTCTGGCCTCGGCCCGCGGCGCCGAGCGGCGATGTGGCCGGTGCGGGCCTGCTGTCCGCGGAACACCCGCTGCTGGGCGCGACGCTCACCCTCGCGGACTCCGGCGAAGTGGTGCTGACGGGCAGGCTGTCGCTCCAGGCATACCCGTGGCTGACCGACCACACCATGCGCGGCAGCATCCTCTTCCCGGCCACCGGATTCCTGGAGCTGGCGATGCGCGCCGCCGACCAGGTCGGCTGCGACCGGGTCGACGAGTTCGTCCTGATGACGCCGCTGGTGCTCGCGGCGGAGACCGGCACGCAGGTCCAGGTGCTGGTCGGGCCCGCCGACGAGAAGGGAAGCCGCTCCGTCTCGGTGTACTCACGCCCGGACGGCAACCCCGGTCTGCCATGGACGCAGCACGCGGGTGGCACGCTGACCAGCGGTGAACGCATCGTGGACTTCGGTTCCACGGTCTGGCCGCCGCAGGACGCGGAGGCCGTCGACCTGGAGGGCTTCTACGACCCGACGGGTTACGGCCCGGCCTTCCAGGGTCTGCGCTCGGTGTGGCAGTCCGAGGACGGTGCCTATGTGGAGGTGGCCCTGCCGGACCAGGTCGCCGACGATGCCGGGGCCTTCGGGCTGCACCCGGTGCTGCTGGATGCGGTACTCCAGTCGCGCCGGATGGCCGGGATCGGCGCCGCGGGGGACACGTTCCTGCCCTTCGCCTGGCGCGGCGTGTCGTTGCATGCGGGCGGCGCCTCGGTCCTGCGGGCCCGGATGATCAAGACCGGCGACGACACGGTGTCCATCGTGGCCGTCGACGCCGAAGGCGCCCCCGTCCTGTCCGTCGAGGAACTCGTCCTGCGCGCCCAACTGCCCGACGCAGAAGCACCGTTGACAGCGCGACGTGGCGCGGGGCGCGACGCACTGCTGTCGGTGGAGTGGGTGTCGGGTCCTGAGGTGTCGCCTGCCGAGGTGCGGTGTGTGTCTCTGGGTGCGGATGTGCTGGGTGTGGGTGCGTCGGTCGCGTCTCTGGCGGATCTCTCCGGGGACGAGGATTTCGTGGTGGTTCCCGTGTCGGGTGTGGGCGACGATGTGCCCGCTGCGGCACTTGAGTTGACGTCCCGCGCGTTGGGTCTGCTTCAGGAGTGGGCCGGCCGGGAGGGCTCCGGCGGTTCGCGTCTGGTGTTCGTCACCCGTAACGCGGTCTCCGCCGATGCGGGGGAGCCCGTACGGGATGTGGCGGGTGCGGCGGTGTGGGGTCTGGTGCGCTCGGCGCAGTCGGAGAACCCCGGGCGGATCGCGTTGGTGGACCTGGACGCCGGTTCCGGGGATCTCGTGGAGGTGCTTGCGGGTCTGCCGGGTCTGTTGGTCGGCGGGGATGCGCAGTTCGTGGTGCGCGACGGCGCGGTGCGCGTGGGACGGCTGGCCGAGCTGGCGGAGTCGGTCGAGTCGGCCGAGTCGGTCGATGGTGTGGGTGTGTCGCCGCGGGCGTGGGATGCGGACGGCACGGTGCTGATCACCGGTGGTACGGGGGGTCTGGGGCGCGAGCTGGCCCGTCATCTGGTGGCCGAGCGCGGTGTCCGGCATCTGCTGCTGGTCAGCCGGAGCGGACCCGAGGCCCCGGGCGTCTCCGGGCTGAGCGACGAACTGGCCGCGTACGGCGCCGAGATAGACGTCCGTGCGTGCGATGTGGCGGACCGGGCGGCGGTGGAGACCGTCGTGCGTGCGGTGGATGCCGCGCATCCGCTGACCGCCGTGATCCACACGGCCGGTGTCCTCGATGACGGTGTGATCGCCTCGCTGACACCGGAGCGGCTGTCGACCGTACTGCGCCCGAAGGTGGACGCTGCCTGGAACCTGCACGAGGCCACCAAGAACCTCGACTTGGCCGCCTTCGTGCTCTACTCCTCCATCTCGGGTGTGCTCGGCTCTCTGGGACAGGGCAACTACGCCGCGGGCAACGTGTTCCTCGATGCGCTGGCCGGGCACCGGGTGGGCCTGGGGCTGCCCGCGCAGTCCCTGGCCTGGGGCGCCTGGACCCAGGGCGGCGGCATGACCGCCACCCTCTCCGATGCCGACATGCAGCGGATGGCCTCCTACGGGACCGCACCGCTGAGCCCCGAGCGCGGCCTGGCGCTCTTCGACGCCGCCACCGCCGGCAGCGCGACCCACCTCGTCGCGGTCGGCCGCGTCTCCGGACCGGTGCGGGCCCAGGGCCCGGTCCCGTCGATGCTGCGCGGCCTGGTCAAGGGCGCCCGCCGCACGGCCGTGAACACCACCGGAGAGACGGCCGTATCGCTCGTCGACCGGCTGCGGGCAGCGCGCCCCGACGAGCGCACGCAGCTGATGACCGACGTCGTACGGTCCGAGGCCGCCGCCGTCCTCGGACACGCCTCGGCCAAGAACGTCGACGCCCGCAGGGAGTTCTATGAGCTGGGCTTCGACTCCCTGACCTCCGTCGAACTGCGCAACCGGCTCTCCACCCTCACCGGACTACGACTGTCGGCAACCGTGGTCTTCGACAGCAAGACCCCCACCGACCTCGCGGCCCGGCTCTACGCCGACCTGGCCGCCCAGTCGGCCCTGGACGGCTCCGCGTCGCAAGCGGGCTTCCTCCCGGTCGCCGCGCCCGAGACCGACTCGCTGGAGCGGATGTTCCTCGACGCCCTGGACAGCGGCAAGGTCCCGGAGGCCCAGCGCATGCTCTCCGCCCTCGGCGCCCTCCGCCCGAGCTTCGAGAACACCGCAGAACTGGAGGATCTGCCGCTCCCGGCCACCCTCGCCGATGGCCCCGGCACGCCGCGGCTGATCTGTGTCAGCACACCCACCGCCAACGGCGGCGTACACGAATACGCCAGGCTCGCCGCGTCCTTCCGGGGCGAGCGGCACGTCAGCGCGCTGCCGCTGGTCGGCTTCGACACGGGGGAGCGGCTGCCGGCCTCCGCCGAGACCGCGGTGCGGGTCATCGCGGAGAGCGCGCTGCGCGCGAGCGACGGCAACCCCTTCGTCCTGGTCGGGCACTCGTCCGCCGGCGCCTTCGCCTACCTGGCGGCGGCCCTGCTGGAGAACACCTGGGGCATCCGGCCGGAGGCCGTGGTGCTGCTGGACACCCTCAGCCTCCGGCACGAGCAGAACGAGAGCATCGACTACGCGGGGCTGATGCGACGCCACTTCATGGTCGACGAGGTCTCGCCGGTACGGATGACGAACTCCAGGCTGTCGGCGATGGCGCGCTGGATGGGCATGCTCAACCAGCTCGAAGTGCGGCACACGACCGTCCCCGTACTGATCGTCCGTGCCACCAAGGAGACCTTCGGCATCGGGACCGACACCGGAATCTACGGCGAGGACGACGGCAGCCCGGTCGACGTCCGCAGCGTGGACGCGGACCACTTCTCCATGGTCCGCGACGACGCCCCGGAGACCGCGCGGATCGTCAAGGAATGGCTCGACTCCCTCGGCAACGCGTGA